Proteins encoded together in one Sceloporus undulatus isolate JIND9_A2432 ecotype Alabama chromosome 4, SceUnd_v1.1, whole genome shotgun sequence window:
- the LOC121929806 gene encoding metal-response element-binding transcription factor 2: MVCTICQEEYSEAPNEIVICDKCGQGYHQLCHTPNIDSSVIDSDDKWLCRQCVFATTTKRGGALKKGPNAKALQVMKQTLPYNVADLEWDAGHKTNAQQCYCYCGGPGDWYLKMLQCCKCKQWFHEACVQCLQKPMLYGDRFYTFVCSVCSSGPEYLKRLPLQWVDIAHLCLYNLSVIHKKKYFDSELELMTYINENWDRLHPGEVSG; the protein is encoded by the exons ATGGTCTGTACAATATGCCAGGAAGAATATTCAGAAGCACCCAATGAAATAGTTATTTGTGATAAGTGTGGCCAAG GTTATCATCAGCTGTGTCACACACCAAATATTGATTCTAGTGTGATAGATTCAGACGATAAATGGCTGTGCCGGCAGTGTGtctttgcaacaacaacaaag AGAGGGGGCGCACTTAAGAAAGGACCAAATGCCAAAGCACTGCAAGTCATGAAGCAAACATTGCCTTACAATGTAGCCGACCTTGAATGGGATGCAGGCCATAAAACCAATGCCCAACAGTGTTACTGCTACTGTGGAGGTCCTGGAGA TTGGTATTTAAAGATGTTACAGTGCTGCAAATGTAAACAGTGGTTTCATGAGGCTTGTGTGCAGTGCCTCCAAAAGCCAATGCTTTACGGTGACAG gttttatacaTTTGTTTGTTCAGTTTGTAGTTCTGGACCAGAATACCTCAAACGTTTACCCTTGCAATG GGTAGATATAGCACATCTATGCCTTTACAACCTAAGTGTTATtcacaaaaagaaatattttgattCAGAGCTTGAACTCATGACCTATATTAATGAAAACTGGGACCGACTCCACCCTGGTGAAGTAAGTGGTTGA